In uncultured Bacteroides sp., one genomic interval encodes:
- a CDS encoding nitroreductase family protein: protein MALLENLQWRYATKKYDPTKKVVQEDVDKILEAARLAPTSSGMQQFRVIVITDQELKNKIVPIAMEQQIVADCSHLLVFAAWDRYTEERIDKIYNYTTDERGLPRGRFKSYTDKLRALYLTQTAEENFIHTARQAYIGLGLAIAQAAELKVDSTPMEGFIGEELDELLRLKLKGLKSVLLLPIGYRDTENDWLVNMKKVRNPKDNFTINY, encoded by the coding sequence ATGGCATTATTAGAAAATTTGCAATGGCGTTACGCCACAAAAAAATATGATCCTACTAAAAAAGTAGTCCAGGAAGATGTAGATAAAATTTTAGAAGCAGCACGGTTGGCACCAACATCATCAGGGATGCAGCAATTCAGAGTAATTGTGATTACTGATCAGGAACTTAAAAATAAGATAGTACCAATTGCAATGGAACAGCAAATTGTGGCCGATTGCTCTCATTTGTTAGTATTTGCAGCATGGGATCGTTATACAGAAGAGCGGATTGATAAAATATACAATTACACAACAGACGAAAGAGGCTTGCCTAGAGGTCGATTTAAATCATATACAGATAAGCTGAGAGCTCTTTATTTAACACAAACAGCTGAAGAAAATTTTATCCACACAGCAAGACAGGCTTATATTGGCTTGGGGCTAGCCATAGCACAGGCTGCAGAACTGAAAGTAGATAGCACGCCAATGGAAGGTTTTATTGGTGAAGAGCTGGATGAATTACTCAGGCTTAAATTAAAAGGATTGAAAAGTGTTTTATTATTGCCCATCGGTTATCGTGATACGGAGAACGATTGGTTGGTAAACATGAAGAAAGTAAGAAATCCAAAAGATAACTTTACCATCAATTATTAA
- the pelA gene encoding pectate lyase: MSNFQIPLKRVLAICAIILGTSNLLAQIKDQSQEYSSISLKPFSDSSRHWYGIHDDHNIINPKLDQPKYKESEIIKIADNILLYQRNNGGWPKNYDVQAILTPQQTDSLVKTKDMVHTTFDNSTTYTHVDYLAKVYTHTHIQKYKTACEKGLKFILSAQYPNGGWPQYYPLEKGYSRHITFNDGAYIGVMEVLKKIITNDTNYSFLNRNLRGKVALAYQKGIDCILKSQIVCKGRLTAWCQQHDEVSLKPAWARAFEPPCICNGESAGIVLFLMGIDHPDQKIITSVQAAVKWFQDSKILNTKVETVQAAPEKSIYKTSTTDRIVVIDSLASPIWTRYYELETERPMFSDRNGKILYSLSEVSRERRSGYGWYTYAPHDVLNKYPKWEKKWLSGEKK; encoded by the coding sequence ATGTCAAACTTCCAGATTCCATTGAAACGAGTGTTAGCCATCTGTGCCATTATATTGGGGACTAGTAATTTGCTTGCTCAGATAAAAGATCAAAGTCAGGAGTATTCTTCCATTAGTTTGAAGCCATTTTCTGACAGTTCCCGACACTGGTATGGAATACATGATGACCACAATATTATAAATCCAAAGCTTGACCAGCCAAAATACAAAGAATCGGAAATAATAAAGATAGCAGATAATATTCTGCTTTATCAGCGCAATAACGGCGGGTGGCCTAAGAACTATGATGTGCAGGCAATACTTACTCCACAACAAACCGATAGTTTGGTAAAGACAAAGGATATGGTTCATACCACCTTTGATAATTCTACAACATATACTCATGTTGATTATTTAGCTAAGGTTTATACGCATACACATATTCAGAAATATAAAACAGCTTGTGAGAAAGGGCTCAAATTTATTCTTTCAGCTCAATATCCTAATGGTGGATGGCCGCAATACTATCCTTTGGAAAAAGGATATAGCCGACATATTACTTTTAATGACGGTGCATACATTGGAGTGATGGAAGTCTTAAAAAAGATAATAACCAATGATACCAATTACTCATTTTTAAATAGAAACCTGAGGGGGAAAGTTGCTTTGGCTTATCAGAAAGGAATTGACTGTATTCTGAAATCGCAGATTGTTTGTAAAGGCCGACTTACTGCTTGGTGCCAGCAGCATGATGAGGTATCTCTGAAGCCTGCATGGGCCAGAGCATTTGAACCGCCTTGCATTTGTAACGGCGAGAGTGCTGGGATTGTGCTATTTTTGATGGGTATAGATCATCCCGACCAGAAAATAATCACTTCTGTGCAAGCTGCAGTGAAATGGTTTCAGGATTCTAAAATTCTAAATACAAAGGTAGAAACCGTACAGGCAGCGCCCGAAAAATCTATTTATAAAACAAGTACCACCGACAGAATTGTTGTTATCGATTCTCTTGCTTCTCCTATATGGACTCGTTATTATGAACTTGAAACTGAACGTCCTATGTTCAGTGACAGAAACGGTAAGATACTTTATTCATTATCGGAAGTCAGCCGTGAAAGGAGAAGTGGATATGGCTGGTATACCTATGCTCCGCACGATGTACTGAATAAGTACCCGAAATGGGAGAAAAAGTGGTTGTCTGGTGAAAAGAAGTAG
- a CDS encoding HAD family hydrolase: MKNIQYILLDLDGTLTDPMIGITRSVQHALAFFGIKVHNLEELCPFIGPPLIDSFKEFYHFTDEQAQIALGKYREYFATKGIFENIEYEGIKDFLQSQVDQGRILMLATSKPEPFAKRILDHFKLSHYFTFIGGSTLDGSRSTKTDVIKYVLSTNKITDVSRVIMIGDRKHDIEGAKNNGISSVGVLYGYGSRTELEHAGANFIVEDVGGLNSLLL, from the coding sequence ATGAAAAATATCCAGTACATTCTTCTTGATTTAGACGGGACATTAACCGACCCCATGATTGGCATTACACGTTCCGTACAACACGCATTAGCTTTCTTCGGAATTAAAGTACACAATCTTGAAGAGCTTTGCCCATTTATTGGTCCTCCTCTTATAGATTCTTTCAAAGAATTCTATCATTTTACAGACGAACAAGCTCAGATTGCTCTAGGAAAATACCGTGAATATTTTGCCACCAAAGGGATATTTGAGAATATTGAATATGAAGGAATAAAGGATTTTCTTCAGTCGCAAGTAGATCAGGGAAGAATATTGATGCTTGCCACCTCGAAACCTGAGCCTTTTGCAAAACGGATTCTAGATCACTTCAAACTATCACATTATTTCACCTTCATTGGTGGAAGTACACTGGACGGAAGTCGCTCTACAAAAACTGATGTGATTAAATATGTGTTGAGCACGAATAAGATTACAGATGTATCTCGTGTAATAATGATTGGCGATCGGAAACACGATATTGAGGGCGCAAAGAATAACGGAATTTCTTCCGTAGGTGTTCTTTATGGGTATGGAAGCAGAACCGAACTTGAACATGCCGGTGCCAATTTTATTGTTGAGGATGTAGGCGGATTAAATTCACTATTACTATAG
- a CDS encoding glycoside hydrolase family 97 protein codes for MRNAFLFLFLTCSVLMAKAESIKSPDGNLELNFEVKGGIPVYQLTYKNKPVVKESKLGLDLKEGEDLLDGFTKTNIETSAFDQNWNPVWGEVKTIRNHYNELAATLTQQTADRYIVIRFRLYNDGLGFRYEFPQQKNFNYFVIKEEKSQFAMAGDHKAFWLPGDYDTQEYSTVTSDLSEIRGKMKAATTPNSSQTPFSPTGVQTPLMMKSKDGLYINIHEAALVDYSCMHLNLDDKTMTFESWLTPDAIGDKGYLQTPCQSPWRTVIVSDDARDILASKTILNLNDPCKYTDTSWIKPVKYVGVWWEMITGKSTWSYTDLPAVKLGVTDYSKTVPNGKHAANTAHVKEYIDFAAKHGFDAVLVEGWNEGWEDWFGKTKDYVFDFVTPYPDFDVKELHRYAASKGVKMMMHHETSASVRNYERHMDKAYQFMVDNGYNAVKSGYVGNMIPRGEYHYGQWMVNHYLYAVTKAAEYKIMVNAHEAVRPTGLCRTYPNLIGNESARGTEYEAFGGSNPDHTTILPFTRLMGGPMDYTPGILDTRISFLSGEHSFVHSTLVRQMALYVTMYSPLQMAADLPESYNKYMDAFQFIKDVAVDWDDSKYLEAEPGDYITVARKAKGTNNWFVGNTSDENGHVSNLSFSFLDPGKKYIATIYCDAANAHYEKNPSAYTIKKVVVTSKSKTTLKAAPGGGFAISIIEAKDAKELKGLKKL; via the coding sequence ATGAGAAATGCATTCTTATTTCTATTCTTAACCTGCTCGGTTTTGATGGCGAAAGCCGAATCTATTAAATCTCCCGATGGCAATCTGGAACTTAATTTTGAAGTTAAAGGAGGAATTCCTGTTTACCAGCTAACCTATAAAAATAAACCGGTAGTTAAGGAAAGTAAGCTGGGACTCGATTTAAAAGAAGGAGAAGACCTGCTGGATGGCTTTACTAAAACAAATATTGAAACAAGCGCTTTCGACCAAAACTGGAATCCGGTTTGGGGAGAGGTGAAGACTATTCGCAATCATTACAATGAACTTGCTGCTACATTAACTCAACAAACTGCCGATCGCTATATTGTTATCCGTTTCCGCTTGTACAACGACGGACTAGGCTTCCGCTATGAGTTTCCTCAACAGAAGAATTTTAATTATTTTGTTATCAAGGAAGAGAAATCACAGTTTGCAATGGCGGGCGATCACAAAGCATTCTGGCTTCCGGGAGATTACGATACTCAGGAATACAGCACTGTGACTTCTGATCTTTCTGAGATTCGTGGAAAGATGAAAGCGGCCACTACTCCCAACTCTTCGCAAACTCCGTTCTCACCAACAGGAGTTCAGACTCCATTGATGATGAAGAGTAAAGACGGACTATATATCAACATCCACGAGGCTGCACTGGTAGATTACTCTTGTATGCACCTTAATCTGGATGATAAAACCATGACTTTCGAGTCTTGGCTTACTCCCGATGCAATAGGCGATAAAGGATATTTGCAAACTCCTTGTCAATCTCCCTGGCGTACTGTTATTGTTAGCGATGATGCACGAGATATTCTGGCTTCAAAAACAATTTTAAATCTGAATGATCCTTGTAAATATACAGATACTTCATGGATTAAGCCGGTTAAGTACGTTGGTGTGTGGTGGGAAATGATTACAGGAAAAAGTACCTGGTCGTACACCGACCTTCCTGCCGTAAAACTTGGTGTAACCGACTATTCAAAGACTGTTCCTAACGGCAAACATGCAGCTAATACTGCACACGTAAAAGAGTATATAGATTTTGCTGCAAAACATGGCTTTGATGCTGTGTTGGTAGAGGGCTGGAATGAAGGCTGGGAAGACTGGTTTGGCAAGACCAAAGATTATGTATTCGACTTTGTAACTCCTTATCCTGATTTTGATGTAAAAGAACTCCATCGTTATGCTGCCAGTAAAGGAGTAAAAATGATGATGCATCACGAAACATCTGCTTCTGTCCGTAACTACGAGCGTCACATGGATAAGGCTTATCAGTTTATGGTTGATAATGGTTATAATGCCGTGAAGAGTGGTTATGTAGGAAATATGATTCCTCGCGGAGAATACCATTATGGTCAGTGGATGGTAAATCATTATCTTTATGCTGTAACAAAGGCTGCGGAATATAAAATTATGGTAAATGCGCACGAAGCAGTTCGCCCTACCGGACTTTGCCGCACTTATCCTAACCTGATTGGTAATGAATCTGCTCGCGGAACAGAGTACGAAGCATTTGGCGGAAGCAATCCCGATCATACTACAATTCTTCCGTTTACCCGTCTGATGGGTGGCCCGATGGACTACACTCCAGGAATATTAGATACAAGAATCAGTTTCCTTTCGGGAGAACACTCTTTTGTTCACAGCACGCTTGTTCGTCAGATGGCATTATATGTAACCATGTATAGTCCGCTACAAATGGCAGCCGACCTTCCCGAAAGCTATAATAAGTATATGGATGCATTCCAGTTTATTAAAGATGTAGCTGTAGACTGGGATGACAGCAAGTATCTGGAAGCAGAACCGGGCGATTATATTACTGTAGCTCGTAAAGCTAAAGGTACAAACAATTGGTTTGTTGGAAACACAAGTGATGAGAACGGACATGTTTCTAACCTTTCATTTAGTTTCCTTGATCCGGGTAAGAAATATATCGCAACGATATATTGTGATGCTGCAAATGCACATTACGAAAAGAACCCTTCAGCATATACCATTAAGAAAGTGGTAGTGACTAGCAAATCTAAAACAACATTGAAAGCTGCTCCTGGCGGAGGTTTTGCTATAAGCATTATTGAAGCTAAAGATGCAAAAGAGCTGAAAGGATTGAAAAAGTTGTAG
- a CDS encoding class I SAM-dependent methyltransferase — MNKLTINTCPLCGGTHLNKKMTCTDFYASGEQFDLFQCENCNFQFTQGFPVEKEIGKYYETPDYISHSDTKKGMMNEIYHLVRSRMLQKKAQLINNVTGKTSGRILDIGTGTGYFSHTMQQKGWNVEAIEKSAQARSFAKKNFNLDVKDDSGLKDFSAGSFDAITLWHVMEHLEHLNETWERLYELLADDGTLIVAVPNCSSFDAQKYKEFWAAYDVPRHLWHFTPETMQKFGEKHNFTLINYLPMPFDAFYVSILSEKYKKSALTLPKGMFAGTLAWFSSLNNKEKSSSIIYVFRKKSHEK; from the coding sequence ATGAATAAACTCACGATAAACACTTGTCCTCTTTGTGGTGGAACACACCTTAATAAGAAGATGACATGTACTGATTTTTACGCTTCCGGAGAACAATTCGACCTATTTCAATGTGAGAATTGTAATTTCCAGTTTACACAGGGATTTCCCGTGGAAAAAGAAATTGGGAAATACTACGAAACACCGGATTATATATCCCACAGCGATACAAAGAAAGGGATGATGAACGAGATTTATCATTTGGTGCGTTCACGCATGCTTCAGAAAAAGGCTCAATTAATTAATAACGTTACCGGAAAAACATCGGGAAGGATTCTGGATATCGGAACCGGAACTGGATATTTCTCTCATACCATGCAACAAAAAGGCTGGAACGTTGAAGCTATTGAGAAAAGCGCGCAAGCACGTTCGTTTGCAAAAAAGAATTTCAATCTTGATGTAAAAGATGATTCGGGACTGAAGGATTTTTCTGCGGGTTCATTTGACGCAATTACTCTATGGCACGTAATGGAACACTTAGAGCACCTGAATGAAACATGGGAAAGACTTTATGAGTTACTGGCAGATGATGGAACTTTAATCGTTGCAGTTCCAAACTGTTCTTCCTTTGATGCACAAAAATACAAAGAGTTTTGGGCTGCTTATGACGTACCCCGTCATTTATGGCATTTTACTCCGGAAACGATGCAAAAGTTTGGCGAAAAGCACAACTTTACGCTGATTAATTATCTTCCAATGCCATTCGATGCATTTTATGTATCTATCTTAAGTGAGAAATATAAAAAGAGTGCATTAACTCTTCCAAAAGGAATGTTTGCAGGTACTCTAGCCTGGTTCAGCTCTTTAAACAATAAAGAAAAGAGCAGCTCTATCATTTATGTATTCAGAAAAAAAAGTCATGAGAAATAA
- a CDS encoding permease-like cell division protein FtsX, with amino-acid sequence MRNKHKTNTVPYFDIQSVTSSISTMLVLLLLGLVVFFVLSANNLSVYVRENINFSILISDDMPESEILTLQKELNKEPFVKESSYISKQQALREQSIAMGTDPEDFLGYNPFTASIEVKLNSAYANSDSITKIERKIKKNTNIQEILYQKDLIDSVNNNIRNISIVLLCLAGLLTLISFALINNTIRLTIYSKRFLIHTMKLVGANWGFIRKPFLIRNIWIGVISAFAADAILLGGANTLVNYEPELISIVTPEVMLIVSASVFLFGIIITFLCAYLSINRYLRMKASTLYYI; translated from the coding sequence ATGAGAAATAAACATAAAACAAATACTGTTCCATACTTCGATATTCAAAGTGTAACTTCAAGTATCAGTACTATGCTGGTTTTGCTTTTGCTGGGATTAGTAGTATTTTTTGTACTCTCGGCAAATAACCTGTCTGTATACGTGCGGGAGAATATAAACTTCTCGATTCTTATCAGTGATGATATGCCCGAATCGGAGATTCTTACCTTGCAAAAGGAACTAAATAAAGAACCTTTCGTAAAAGAATCCAGCTATATATCAAAACAACAGGCTCTTCGCGAGCAAAGCATAGCTATGGGAACCGACCCTGAAGACTTTTTAGGATATAACCCATTTACCGCGTCAATTGAGGTGAAGCTGAATTCTGCTTATGCAAATTCCGACAGTATTACCAAGATTGAAAGAAAGATTAAAAAGAATACCAATATTCAGGAGATTCTGTATCAGAAAGACTTGATTGATTCTGTGAACAATAATATCCGCAACATAAGTATTGTGTTACTTTGCCTTGCCGGCTTGCTCACTCTTATTTCTTTTGCATTGATCAACAATACAATACGGCTGACAATATATTCCAAGAGATTCCTGATTCACACCATGAAACTTGTTGGTGCCAATTGGGGATTTATACGGAAACCATTCCTCATCCGTAACATCTGGATTGGGGTAATCTCTGCTTTTGCAGCAGATGCAATATTATTGGGAGGGGCTAACACGTTAGTAAACTATGAACCTGAACTAATCTCTATTGTTACTCCTGAGGTAATGCTTATTGTTTCTGCATCGGTATTCCTTTTCGGAATTATAATAACATTCTTATGTGCTTATCTTTCTATTAATAGATATCTGAGAATGAAAGCAAGCACTCTTTACTACATCTAA
- a CDS encoding DUF3098 domain-containing protein, protein MDKKKLAFDKTNFILLAIGMLVVILGFILMAGPATTETTFQPDIFSARRIKVAPVVCFLGFVFMIYGVVRKPKSKE, encoded by the coding sequence ATGGACAAAAAGAAATTAGCCTTTGATAAGACAAACTTTATCTTACTGGCAATAGGAATGCTCGTTGTTATTCTGGGCTTTATATTAATGGCTGGTCCTGCAACAACAGAAACAACTTTTCAACCAGATATTTTCAGTGCACGTAGAATTAAGGTAGCCCCGGTAGTTTGCTTCTTAGGATTTGTTTTTATGATCTATGGAGTAGTTCGTAAACCAAAATCTAAAGAATAG
- a CDS encoding undecaprenyl-diphosphate phosphatase has translation MGDLSYLQTIIIAIVEGLTEFIPVSSTGHMIIAQSMLGVQSTEFVKAFTVIIQFGAILSVVVLYWKRFFKLNKCKIFDKQAAADKPLLGKLVVYFKRLLYKFDFYWKLIIAFIPAAFFGLVFSDKIDEMLESVTVVAVMLVIGGVFMLFVDNIFKKVDESKGMTEQKAFNIGLFQCIAMIPGVSRSMATIVGGMAQKMSRKTAAEFSFFLAVPTMFAATAYKLLKLLLEPNGTDILTQNIGALVIGNIVAFIVALLAIKFFISFVSKYGFKAFGYYRIIVGGIILVMMYLGHNLEVV, from the coding sequence ATGGGAGATTTATCATACTTACAAACCATTATCATTGCTATTGTTGAAGGTCTAACAGAATTTATTCCGGTATCTTCTACCGGCCATATGATCATTGCACAGAGCATGTTGGGGGTACAAAGTACTGAGTTCGTAAAAGCATTCACAGTAATTATTCAGTTTGGAGCTATTCTATCGGTAGTAGTACTTTACTGGAAGCGTTTCTTTAAGTTGAATAAATGTAAAATCTTCGATAAACAAGCAGCAGCAGACAAACCTTTATTGGGTAAACTTGTTGTTTACTTCAAAAGATTACTGTATAAATTTGATTTTTACTGGAAACTGATAATAGCATTTATACCTGCAGCCTTTTTCGGCCTTGTATTCAGCGACAAGATTGATGAGATGTTGGAGAGTGTAACTGTTGTTGCAGTAATGCTGGTTATCGGAGGAGTATTCATGCTTTTCGTTGATAACATCTTTAAAAAGGTAGATGAAAGTAAAGGTATGACAGAGCAAAAAGCTTTTAATATAGGCCTTTTTCAATGTATTGCAATGATACCTGGTGTATCTCGTTCAATGGCTACCATTGTGGGAGGTATGGCACAAAAGATGTCTCGCAAAACAGCTGCTGAATTTTCTTTTTTCCTTGCTGTTCCTACTATGTTTGCTGCTACAGCTTATAAACTGTTGAAGCTTCTTCTGGAACCAAACGGAACAGATATTCTGACTCAGAACATAGGAGCATTGGTTATAGGAAATATAGTAGCATTTATCGTAGCATTGCTTGCTATTAAGTTTTTTATCAGTTTTGTGAGCAAATACGGATTTAAAGCTTTTGGATATTATCGTATTATCGTGGGAGGAATCATCTTAGTGATGATGTATTTAGGACATAATTTAGAAGTCGTTTAA
- the truB gene encoding tRNA pseudouridine(55) synthase TruB translates to MNFIEGEVLYFNKPLTWTSFNLVAKVKYPLLRKLRVKKLKVGHAGTLDPLATGVMIICIGKATKRIEEFQYQTKEYIATIKLGATTPSFDLEKEIDATYPTEHITREVVEEALKKFIGSIEQIPPAFSACKIDGERAYELARAGKEVELKPKTLVIDEIELLECNLPEIKIRVVCSKGTYIRALARDIGEALNSGAHLTGLIRTRVGDVKLEHCMEIEDFVEWLDKQEIEK, encoded by the coding sequence ATGAACTTTATTGAAGGAGAAGTATTATACTTCAACAAGCCACTGACGTGGACTTCTTTTAATCTCGTAGCAAAGGTGAAATATCCGTTGCTGAGAAAACTTAGAGTAAAAAAGCTAAAAGTAGGCCATGCCGGAACTCTTGATCCGCTTGCTACAGGTGTAATGATTATATGCATTGGTAAAGCAACCAAGCGAATTGAAGAATTTCAGTATCAGACTAAAGAATATATTGCCACGATAAAGTTGGGAGCAACTACTCCTTCCTTTGATCTGGAAAAAGAGATTGATGCTACTTACCCCACGGAACATATTACCCGTGAAGTGGTAGAAGAAGCTCTGAAAAAGTTTATTGGAAGTATTGAACAGATACCGCCGGCCTTTTCTGCTTGCAAGATCGATGGCGAAAGAGCTTACGAACTAGCCAGAGCAGGAAAAGAGGTAGAGCTGAAACCTAAAACTTTGGTTATTGATGAAATTGAATTACTAGAGTGTAATTTACCCGAAATAAAGATTCGGGTTGTGTGCAGCAAAGGTACTTATATCCGTGCTTTAGCAAGAGATATTGGAGAAGCATTGAATAGCGGTGCCCATCTCACCGGACTAATCCGCACTCGTGTGGGAGATGTAAAATTAGAACATTGCATGGAAATTGAAGATTTCGTGGAATGGTTGGATAAACAAGAAATAGAGAAGTAA